The Arachis hypogaea cultivar Tifrunner chromosome 16, arahy.Tifrunner.gnm2.J5K5, whole genome shotgun sequence genome contains a region encoding:
- the LOC140179853 gene encoding chloroplastic group IIB intron splicing facilitator CRS2-B, chloroplastic-like, giving the protein MGHLDGSHGFPRLSIGIGNPPRSMDVKAFLLQKFSSAERKQIDSSLEQGVETVRTLVLNGFNNHVYRFNLGQKYKYHKV; this is encoded by the exons ATGGGCCATTTGGACGGTTCCCACGGGTTTCCTCGGCTTTCCATAG GAATTGGAAATCCTCCTAGAAGTATGGATGTGAAAGCTTTTCTTCTGCAGAAGTTCAGTTCAGCGGAGCGAAAACAG ATTGATAGTTCATTGGAGCAAGGAGTTGAAACAGTGAGGACCCTAGTGTTAAATGGGTTTAATAACCATGTCTATAGATTCAACTTAGGGCAAAAATACAAGTACCATAAGGTTTAA
- the LOC112755040 gene encoding acyl-CoA hydrolase 2-like, protein MPIVYKVDHIRDRDGKSFATQRVDATQKENIVFTLLASFQKEELGFDHQEVAMPSMPPPDKLLSMEELRERCLTDPRLPK, encoded by the exons A TGCCAATTGTATATAAAGTTGATCATATTCGAGATCGAGATGGAAAGAGCTTTGCTACGCAGAGAGTTGATGCAACTCAAAAGGAAAATATTGTGTTCACTTTGCTGGCTTCATTTCAA AAAGAAGAATTAGGATTTGACCACCAGGAGGTAGCCATGCCATCTATGCCTCCACCAGATAAG CTTTTGTCAATGGAGGAGCTGCGGGAGAGATGTCTTACTGACCCTCGTCTTCCAAAATAA